A genomic region of Capnocytophaga canimorsus contains the following coding sequences:
- a CDS encoding adenine phosphoribosyltransferase, translated as MNNEVNQLKEKIRDIYDFPKQGVVFKDITPILSDPQAVKTALGLFCEHLKGIKVDKVVGMESRGFFFGTLLAQHLNAGFVPVRKPGKLPFETIAQTYDLEYGQDQLEMHSDSIKKGENVLIHDDVLATGGTAEAAVKLVERLGGNIVQLNFLIELSFLQGVQKLKGYEVYSILKY; from the coding sequence ATGAATAATGAGGTAAACCAACTGAAAGAAAAAATCAGAGATATTTATGATTTTCCAAAACAAGGGGTAGTTTTTAAAGATATTACTCCCATTCTTTCAGACCCGCAAGCAGTTAAGACAGCTCTCGGATTGTTTTGCGAACATCTAAAAGGAATAAAGGTAGATAAAGTGGTGGGAATGGAAAGCCGAGGTTTTTTCTTCGGGACGTTACTGGCTCAGCACCTAAATGCAGGTTTTGTACCGGTGCGAAAACCCGGAAAACTTCCCTTTGAAACCATCGCTCAAACCTACGATTTGGAATACGGACAAGACCAACTCGAAATGCATTCCGATTCCATTAAAAAAGGCGAAAATGTACTAATTCACGACGATGTGTTGGCAACAGGAGGTACTGCAGAGGCGGCTGTAAAATTGGTGGAACGCCTCGGGGGGAATATCGTTCAACTTAATTTTTTAATTGAACTTTCGTTCTTACAAGGAGTCCAAAAACTTAAAGGGTACGAGGTTTACAGCATTTTGAAATACTAA
- the rhuM gene encoding RhuM family protein encodes MINEIKIFTTDDKKISLQVSLEKETVWLTQSQMSFLFDTSTDNIGLHLKNIFLEEELDEFSTTEDFSVVRQEGKRQVKRTLKHYNLDAILSVGYRVSSKRATQFRKWATQTLKQHLVQGYTINEQRLKERGIEFNEVLSLLSSTLENQTLINDEGVAVLKVVQEYAKSWSLLQAYDQQSLPKSSLKNQEMNALPYEDVLKAIDQLKKSLVEKGEASELFGQIRSSGLESALATIEQGFGEEYFYPNVASRAAHLLYFIIKNHPFADGNKRTGAFLFLWYLRINQHLLQKPVENLINDNTLVALALLVAESKPEQKELIIRLTEHFINV; translated from the coding sequence ATGATAAATGAAATAAAAATATTTACCACTGACGACAAAAAAATTTCATTGCAGGTTTCCTTGGAGAAGGAAACAGTGTGGCTTACGCAGTCGCAAATGTCTTTTTTGTTTGATACAAGTACGGACAATATCGGTTTGCATTTAAAAAATATTTTTTTAGAAGAGGAATTAGATGAATTTTCAACTACCGAGGATTTCTCGGTAGTTCGTCAAGAAGGAAAAAGGCAGGTTAAGAGAACGTTAAAACATTATAATCTTGACGCAATTTTGTCTGTTGGATATAGAGTTAGCTCTAAGAGAGCAACTCAATTCCGCAAATGGGCGACACAAACCCTAAAACAACACTTGGTTCAAGGTTATACCATTAATGAACAACGCTTAAAAGAGCGAGGTATCGAATTTAATGAAGTCCTTTCGTTGTTGAGTTCCACTTTGGAAAATCAAACTTTGATAAACGATGAAGGTGTTGCGGTACTGAAAGTTGTGCAAGAATATGCAAAAAGTTGGAGTTTATTACAAGCTTATGACCAACAGAGCCTACCAAAAAGTTCTTTAAAAAACCAAGAAATGAACGCTTTGCCGTATGAAGACGTTTTAAAAGCCATTGACCAACTCAAAAAATCACTCGTTGAAAAGGGGGAGGCTAGTGAACTTTTCGGACAAATACGCAGTAGCGGACTTGAGTCGGCATTGGCTACCATTGAGCAAGGTTTCGGTGAGGAATATTTTTACCCCAATGTAGCAAGTAGAGCGGCTCATTTACTCTATTTCATCATAAAAAATCATCCGTTTGCCGATGGAAACAAACGTACGGGAGCATTTTTGTTTTTATGGTATTTGCGTATCAATCAACATCTTTTGCAAAAACCTGTGGAAAACTTAATCAACGACAATACATTGGTTGCTTTAGCTTTATTAGTTGCTGAAAGTAAACCTGAACAAAAAGAATTAATAATACGTTTAACAGAACATTTCATTAACGTCTGA
- the trxB gene encoding thioredoxin-disulfide reductase — translation MAEIEKIKCLIIGSGPAGYTAAIYASRANMQPVLYQGEQPGGQLTTTNEVENFPGYPNGITGPQMMVELEQQARRFGADIRNGWVTKVDFSATPHKVWINETQEIHTDAVIIATGASAKYLGLDSEQHYLKTGGGVSACAVCDGFFYRKQKVAIVGAGDSACEEALYLSHICEKVTMLVRRDEFRASKIMENRVKKAQNIEILFNTETQEILGDGQVVSGLRVKNNKTGETSEIPITGFFVAIGHKPNTDIFKSFIETDEVGYIKNVAGTSLTNVKGVFVAGDAADSRYRQAITAAGSGCMAALDAERYLATLEDE, via the coding sequence ATGGCAGAAATAGAAAAAATAAAATGTTTGATAATTGGCTCTGGCCCCGCAGGATACACAGCAGCCATATATGCTTCTCGGGCAAATATGCAACCCGTTTTATATCAAGGGGAACAACCAGGTGGGCAACTAACCACTACTAATGAGGTAGAGAATTTCCCAGGATACCCTAATGGAATAACAGGACCTCAAATGATGGTGGAATTGGAGCAACAAGCCAGACGCTTTGGGGCGGATATTCGTAATGGTTGGGTTACTAAAGTTGATTTTTCGGCTACTCCTCATAAAGTATGGATAAATGAAACTCAAGAAATTCACACCGATGCCGTAATTATCGCTACAGGAGCTTCAGCAAAATACTTAGGGCTCGACTCCGAGCAACATTACCTAAAAACGGGTGGAGGGGTTTCAGCTTGTGCCGTTTGTGACGGATTTTTCTACCGTAAACAAAAGGTAGCCATAGTTGGCGCAGGAGATTCGGCTTGTGAGGAAGCTCTATATTTGTCGCATATCTGTGAAAAAGTAACGATGTTGGTGCGTAGAGATGAGTTTCGAGCTTCAAAAATTATGGAAAATCGAGTAAAAAAGGCTCAAAACATTGAAATATTGTTTAACACAGAAACGCAGGAAATTCTTGGAGATGGACAAGTAGTAAGTGGCTTGCGCGTGAAAAACAATAAAACGGGAGAAACCTCCGAAATTCCTATTACGGGTTTCTTCGTAGCTATTGGGCATAAACCTAATACCGATATTTTTAAATCTTTTATCGAAACCGATGAGGTAGGCTACATTAAAAACGTTGCAGGAACTTCACTAACCAATGTGAAAGGGGTTTTTGTAGCAGGAGATGCTGCCGATAGCCGATACCGACAAGCCATTACCGCCGCAGGTTCTGGATGTATGGCAGCCTTAGATGCCGAGCGCTATTTGGCTACTTTGGAAGACGAATAG
- a CDS encoding glycogen debranching enzyme N-terminal domain-containing protein, producing MSYLTFKKKELINLEYSLDREFLGTNRGGGYSSSTLVFCNTRKYHGLLVVPLENFRGQNHVLLSSLDETIIQHGRDFNFAVHQYPETYEPRGHKYIVDVSYEKAFTVIYQVGGVTLKKEILMVHNEPQVLVRYTLLEAHSPTKLRLNPLLAFRDIHSLSKVNDLANKNIEKIEGGIKTKLYPDFPYLHLQLSQDTDFEYQPNWNCNIFYKKEKERGYDYTEDLLTLGYFELNIKKGESVVFSASTEENNSKQLKQKFTRLINQRRERNSFEECLNYSATQFLIQKAGEIRVKEGYHWYNSNTRDTFIALPGIALAENTQKTFDEVLTSVKKYFSNGLFEKTVSTHVAERQYDADTSLWFFWTIQQYEKYTKKTPKQLWKDFGELMRTILETYKNGQHKSIRMDNNGLIWSEDISRPLTWVDAQFDGGAIVPRNGYVVEVNALWYNAVCYALALAEASKDKDFLKEWSDLPMMIAENFNQTFWISDKKYLADYVNYAHQNRDVRPNQLIPCALAYSPLDERSKKRVLDIVRQELLTPRGLRSLSPKNKSYESVSIGNVYDRDRATFNGSVHPWFIGFYIEAHLKIYGKTYIPDAEAILADFEEELSGHGVSTISAIYDGNPPFRSRGCISKARNVAEILRAKQLTMNYES from the coding sequence ATGAGTTATTTAACATTCAAAAAGAAAGAATTAATCAATTTGGAATATTCTCTTGACAGAGAGTTTCTTGGCACCAATCGCGGGGGCGGATACAGCTCTTCTACCCTTGTTTTTTGCAATACACGAAAATATCACGGACTTTTGGTAGTTCCACTTGAAAATTTTAGAGGGCAGAATCACGTGTTGTTGTCTTCACTTGATGAAACCATCATTCAACACGGACGCGATTTTAACTTTGCCGTGCATCAATATCCCGAAACGTACGAACCTCGCGGACATAAATATATCGTGGACGTTTCCTACGAAAAAGCCTTTACTGTTATCTATCAGGTGGGGGGCGTAACGCTCAAAAAAGAAATTCTGATGGTGCATAACGAACCTCAGGTTTTGGTGCGTTACACCTTGCTCGAAGCCCACTCCCCTACTAAGTTGAGGTTGAATCCGTTATTGGCATTTCGTGATATTCATTCGTTAAGTAAAGTCAATGATTTAGCAAACAAAAATATTGAGAAAATTGAAGGCGGAATCAAAACCAAACTTTATCCTGATTTTCCGTATTTGCATTTGCAATTAAGCCAAGATACTGATTTTGAATACCAACCGAATTGGAATTGTAATATATTTTATAAAAAAGAAAAAGAACGCGGATACGATTATACGGAAGATTTGCTCACGCTTGGTTATTTCGAGTTAAATATCAAAAAAGGCGAAAGTGTTGTATTTTCGGCAAGTACGGAGGAAAACAACAGCAAACAACTCAAACAGAAATTCACCCGACTTATCAATCAGCGTCGCGAGCGAAACTCGTTTGAGGAATGCCTTAACTATTCTGCTACGCAATTTCTAATTCAGAAAGCAGGAGAAATTCGCGTGAAAGAAGGTTATCATTGGTACAATAGTAACACACGCGATACGTTCATCGCCTTGCCGGGAATTGCTTTGGCAGAAAACACTCAAAAGACGTTCGATGAGGTACTTACATCAGTTAAAAAATATTTTTCCAATGGACTTTTTGAAAAAACAGTAAGTACGCACGTAGCTGAACGTCAATATGATGCCGACACTTCACTTTGGTTTTTTTGGACAATTCAGCAGTATGAAAAATACACCAAAAAAACGCCAAAACAACTTTGGAAAGACTTTGGCGAGTTGATGCGAACCATTTTGGAAACTTACAAAAATGGACAGCATAAATCCATACGAATGGATAACAACGGACTGATTTGGTCGGAAGATATTAGTCGTCCGCTAACGTGGGTCGATGCTCAATTTGATGGCGGAGCCATTGTTCCGAGAAACGGTTATGTAGTGGAAGTCAATGCGTTGTGGTACAATGCTGTTTGTTATGCACTTGCTTTGGCAGAAGCCTCAAAGGATAAAGATTTTCTGAAAGAATGGAGCGATTTGCCTATGATGATTGCTGAAAATTTCAATCAAACCTTTTGGATTTCTGACAAAAAATACTTGGCAGATTATGTGAATTATGCTCATCAAAATCGTGATGTTCGCCCCAATCAGTTGATACCTTGTGCGTTGGCATATTCTCCTCTTGATGAGCGAAGTAAGAAACGCGTTTTGGACATTGTCAGACAAGAATTGCTCACCCCAAGAGGATTGCGTTCGTTGTCACCTAAAAATAAAAGTTACGAAAGCGTAAGTATTGGCAATGTGTACGACCGCGACCGAGCTACGTTTAACGGGTCGGTACATCCTTGGTTTATAGGATTTTACATAGAAGCTCATTTAAAAATTTACGGAAAAACCTATATCCCTGATGCAGAAGCAATTTTAGCTGATTTTGAGGAAGAACT
- the rplU gene encoding 50S ribosomal protein L21: MYAIVEIAGQQFKVAKDQKVFVHRLQIEEGKNISFGNVLLLDDNGAITLGAPAIEGASVEAKVLKHLKGDKVIVFRKKRRKGFKVKNGHRQYLTEILIESIVASGAKKTEKKETKSGKAAKADDLKKVEGIGPKAAEALVAAGVDTFAKLSKKSADEIKTILTEASSTLAHLDPQTWPQQAQLAAEGKWDELKKWQDELNGGVEK, from the coding sequence ATGTATGCAATTGTAGAGATAGCAGGGCAGCAATTCAAAGTTGCTAAAGATCAGAAAGTTTTTGTTCATCGTTTGCAAATTGAAGAAGGAAAAAACATTTCTTTTGGGAATGTACTTCTTTTGGATGATAACGGAGCGATTACCCTTGGCGCCCCCGCTATAGAAGGAGCTTCTGTTGAAGCTAAAGTATTGAAGCACCTAAAAGGTGATAAAGTAATCGTTTTTAGAAAAAAAAGACGCAAAGGATTTAAGGTTAAAAACGGTCACAGACAATACTTAACTGAAATCCTTATTGAAAGCATTGTTGCTTCTGGAGCTAAAAAAACTGAGAAAAAGGAAACAAAATCAGGTAAAGCTGCCAAAGCTGATGATTTGAAAAAAGTAGAAGGAATTGGACCCAAAGCAGCTGAGGCTCTTGTAGCAGCAGGTGTTGATACGTTTGCTAAATTGTCTAAAAAATCAGCAGACGAAATTAAAACCATTTTAACTGAAGCCAGCTCTACTTTAGCTCATTTAGATCCACAAACTTGGCCTCAACAAGCACAATTAGCCGCTGAAGGTAAATGGGATGAGCTAAAAAAATGGCAAGACGAACTTAATGGTGGTGTTGAAAAATAA
- a CDS encoding alpha amylase C-terminal domain-containing protein, whose amino-acid sequence MLRLFETDKDLTKYTPIIKQRHAHFLQTQKKMRGNCARLSDNINSHLFYGLHFTENEWILREWAPNATKIYLLFDKNDWQPTEKYTFTKIDHENWEIRLPKLELSHGDLYKLYVEWQGGGAERLPSHVKRVVQDEYTKVFTAQVWQPEKPYQCKNVRPSQTNSPLIYEAHIGMSSEQRKVTSFTEFRLFVLPRIASLGYNTIQLMAIQEHPYYGSFGYQVANFFAVSSRFGTPEELKELIDTAHGLGIKVILDIVHSHSVSNEAEGLGYFDGTDYLYFHSGERGKHPQWDSRLFDYGKPQVLNFLLSNCKYWLEEFQFDGFRFDGVTSMIYFDHGLGKAFTNYSLYYDGNQDIDAITYLTLVNQLIHEIHPKAITIAEEMSGIPGLAFPIEGGGIGFDYKMHMGVPDYWIKLLEDYKDEDWHVGDIYYELTNKRLEEKTISYAESHDQALVGDKTIFFRLADKEIYSGMSVFDQNLVIDRAIALHKMIRLVTIATAGNGYLAFMGNEWGHPEWIDFPREGNGWSYNHARRLWSLLDDENLKFKYLNNFDRAMIHFVKNNNLLEQMPNILVRDNERQILAFERGGFLFVFNFNPSESFNNYEFEVEAGKYTYVLNSDNPNFGGQNRIDENVEHFTQYKHEKNLISLYVPSRLAIVLKMNE is encoded by the coding sequence ATGCTACGACTATTCGAAACAGATAAGGATTTAACAAAATACACCCCAATCATCAAGCAACGTCACGCACATTTCCTGCAAACTCAGAAAAAAATGCGAGGAAATTGTGCTCGTCTGTCTGATAATATAAATTCTCACTTGTTTTACGGATTGCATTTTACGGAAAATGAATGGATTTTGAGAGAATGGGCTCCGAATGCCACAAAAATATATCTACTTTTTGACAAAAACGATTGGCAACCAACTGAAAAATATACTTTTACAAAAATAGACCACGAAAATTGGGAAATTCGTTTACCAAAATTGGAACTTTCGCACGGCGATTTGTACAAATTGTACGTAGAATGGCAAGGTGGCGGAGCAGAAAGGCTTCCTTCACACGTGAAAAGAGTAGTTCAGGACGAATATACAAAAGTTTTTACCGCCCAAGTTTGGCAACCTGAAAAGCCCTATCAATGTAAAAATGTTCGACCTTCTCAAACGAATTCTCCTCTAATTTATGAAGCTCATATTGGTATGAGCTCCGAACAAAGAAAAGTGACTTCTTTTACCGAATTCCGTCTGTTTGTGTTGCCTCGAATTGCTTCTTTGGGCTACAATACTATTCAACTTATGGCAATTCAGGAACATCCGTATTATGGTTCGTTCGGTTATCAGGTAGCAAATTTCTTCGCTGTGAGTTCTCGTTTTGGAACGCCTGAAGAGCTTAAAGAGTTGATAGACACAGCTCACGGATTAGGAATTAAAGTCATTTTGGATATTGTACATTCGCATTCGGTAAGCAACGAAGCCGAAGGATTGGGCTATTTTGATGGCACGGATTATTTGTATTTCCATTCGGGCGAAAGAGGAAAACATCCGCAGTGGGATTCGCGTTTGTTCGATTACGGAAAACCACAAGTGCTTAATTTTCTGCTTTCTAATTGTAAATATTGGTTGGAAGAATTTCAGTTTGATGGCTTCCGATTTGATGGCGTTACAAGTATGATTTACTTTGACCACGGATTAGGAAAAGCCTTCACTAATTATTCTTTGTATTATGATGGAAATCAAGATATTGATGCGATAACATATCTGACTTTGGTAAATCAGCTTATTCACGAAATACATCCGAAAGCCATTACCATTGCCGAAGAAATGAGCGGAATTCCGGGTTTGGCATTTCCTATTGAAGGAGGTGGAATAGGCTTCGATTATAAAATGCATATGGGCGTTCCCGATTATTGGATTAAACTTTTGGAAGATTACAAAGATGAAGATTGGCACGTGGGCGATATCTATTACGAACTGACTAACAAACGTTTAGAAGAAAAAACTATCAGTTACGCCGAAAGCCACGACCAAGCCTTAGTGGGCGACAAAACGATTTTCTTCCGTTTGGCGGATAAGGAAATTTATTCAGGAATGAGCGTTTTCGACCAAAATTTGGTGATTGACAGAGCCATCGCTTTACATAAAATGATTCGTTTGGTAACCATTGCCACAGCAGGAAATGGCTATTTGGCATTTATGGGGAACGAATGGGGGCACCCTGAATGGATTGATTTTCCGCGTGAAGGAAATGGTTGGAGCTACAACCACGCGCGTCGTTTGTGGAGTTTGCTTGATGATGAAAATCTGAAATTCAAATATTTGAATAATTTTGATAGGGCGATGATTCATTTTGTGAAAAACAATAATTTACTCGAACAAATGCCTAATATTTTGGTTCGTGATAACGAACGTCAGATTTTAGCTTTTGAACGAGGTGGATTTTTGTTTGTGTTTAATTTCAATCCGTCCGAGTCGTTTAATAATTATGAATTTGAGGTAGAAGCAGGAAAATACACCTATGTTTTAAATTCAGATAATCCGAACTTTGGAGGTCAAAATCGTATCGATGAAAATGTCGAGCATTTTACGCAGTATAAGCACGAGAAGAATTTAATCAGTTTGTATGTTCCGTCAAGGTTAGCTATTGTTTTGAAAATGAATGAGTAG
- a CDS encoding RNA methyltransferase gives MRKLANSELQRLEVADFKKATKTPLIVILDNVRSLNNIGSVFRSCDAFLIEKIYLCGITATPPNKEIHKTALGATESVDWQYVADTLALVKQLQEENVTVIAIEQTENAVMLHNFEVESDKKYAIVFGNEVKGVEQEVVSACQGVIEIPQYGTKHSLNVSVSAGIVIWDLWQKITQMN, from the coding sequence ATGCGAAAGTTAGCCAACAGCGAATTGCAACGTTTGGAAGTTGCCGATTTTAAAAAAGCAACAAAAACTCCTTTGATTGTCATTTTAGATAATGTACGGAGCTTGAACAATATCGGTTCGGTTTTCCGCTCTTGTGATGCCTTCCTCATCGAAAAAATTTATTTATGCGGAATTACTGCTACACCTCCCAATAAAGAAATTCATAAAACCGCTTTAGGTGCCACCGAAAGCGTAGATTGGCAGTACGTTGCCGACACTTTAGCCTTAGTAAAACAACTTCAAGAAGAAAACGTTACAGTAATTGCCATTGAGCAAACCGAAAATGCCGTGATGCTCCATAATTTTGAGGTGGAAAGTGATAAAAAATACGCCATTGTATTTGGCAATGAGGTAAAAGGCGTGGAACAAGAGGTAGTTTCTGCTTGTCAAGGAGTGATTGAAATTCCGCAATATGGCACGAAACATTCGTTAAATGTTTCAGTAAGTGCTGGAATTGTAATTTGGGATTTATGGCAAAAAATTACCCAAATGAACTAA
- a CDS encoding Type 1 glutamine amidotransferase-like domain-containing protein, whose product MFVIFSLGFINGLKAQHKTQKEEIIFIWGGDINLKFTEYIMGLTNKKNPKICYVPTASADNSENIKYWKNICDKLKIETIVLNVWVSSSNENQSFEEILLNCDAIIVGGGNTLNMIGIWKAQQIDDVLRKALKKGIILAGGSAGSICWFENGISDSRPTNLSIVDGLAFLPYSNCPHYSQKERQNLYHQMIMENKIKSGYATDELAGILFKNGKAVDFISQSDMHNCYQVYSEKGDVKSVKMNAKIVLRSSAIPENSYTNQLVNKKIKDLLTLSDIKTPLTAYISEMKKMILYKDGINDSKRDEILNINIEKIFVYQDKIAGIVNDAYIDDFGYGIRYFYNCNGFWVSMGEDIGGETLLESEITFREKAKIIIQRAEEKSVCANFTTTGLNMK is encoded by the coding sequence TTGTTTGTTATATTTTCTCTTGGTTTTATAAATGGTTTAAAGGCACAACATAAAACACAGAAAGAAGAGATTATTTTCATTTGGGGAGGTGATATTAATTTGAAATTCACCGAGTATATAATGGGGCTAACGAATAAAAAAAATCCTAAGATATGTTATGTACCCACTGCAAGTGCTGATAACTCAGAAAACATTAAATATTGGAAAAATATTTGTGACAAATTAAAGATAGAAACCATCGTACTGAATGTATGGGTTAGTTCTTCCAACGAAAATCAATCGTTTGAAGAAATTTTACTCAATTGTGATGCTATCATTGTAGGTGGAGGTAACACACTGAATATGATTGGAATTTGGAAAGCTCAGCAAATTGATGATGTACTAAGAAAAGCGTTGAAAAAAGGAATTATTTTGGCGGGAGGCAGTGCAGGTTCCATCTGTTGGTTTGAAAATGGAATTAGCGATTCGCGTCCTACTAATTTGAGTATAGTTGATGGATTAGCTTTTTTACCTTATAGTAATTGTCCTCATTATTCACAAAAAGAAAGGCAAAATCTCTATCATCAAATGATAATGGAAAATAAAATCAAATCGGGATATGCCACAGATGAACTGGCAGGAATTCTTTTCAAAAATGGAAAGGCAGTAGATTTTATTAGTCAAAGTGATATGCATAATTGTTATCAAGTATATTCTGAAAAAGGAGATGTAAAGTCAGTCAAAATGAATGCAAAAATTGTTCTTAGGTCTAGTGCAATTCCTGAGAATTCTTATACAAATCAATTGGTTAATAAAAAAATAAAAGATTTATTAACTTTAAGTGATATAAAAACTCCTTTGACTGCATATATTTCTGAAATGAAAAAAATGATTTTATACAAAGATGGAATTAACGACTCAAAAAGAGATGAAATATTGAATATTAATATAGAAAAAATATTTGTGTATCAGGATAAAATTGCTGGAATTGTAAATGATGCATACATTGATGATTTTGGATATGGCATACGATATTTTTATAATTGTAATGGTTTTTGGGTAAGTATGGGAGAAGATATTGGAGGAGAAACATTATTGGAAAGTGAAATTACATTTCGAGAAAAAGCAAAAATCATTATCCAACGAGCGGAAGAAAAATCAGTATGTGCAAATTTTACAACAACTGGATTAAATATGAAGTAA
- a CDS encoding nucleoside-diphosphate kinase has translation MLTNRTFTMIKPDAVKNGHIGAIINQITQAGFTIKAMKLTQLSKRDAELFYNIHKERPFFEDLVKFMSSGPIVAAILEKENAVEDFRKLIGATNPAEAAEGTIRKKYATSIGQNAIHGSDSNENAAIEGNFHFSGREIF, from the coding sequence ATGCTAACGAATAGAACTTTTACTATGATTAAACCCGATGCCGTGAAAAACGGCCATATAGGGGCTATTATTAACCAAATTACTCAAGCGGGTTTTACCATTAAGGCGATGAAACTTACTCAACTTAGTAAACGCGATGCTGAGTTGTTTTATAATATTCATAAGGAACGTCCGTTCTTTGAAGATTTGGTAAAGTTTATGTCTAGTGGACCCATTGTAGCAGCAATTCTTGAAAAAGAAAATGCCGTGGAAGATTTCCGAAAATTGATAGGTGCTACCAACCCTGCTGAGGCTGCCGAAGGTACTATCCGAAAAAAATACGCAACTTCTATCGGGCAAAATGCCATTCACGGTTCGGATAGTAATGAAAACGCGGCAATAGAAGGGAATTTTCATTTTTCGGGACGCGAAATCTTCTAA
- the rpmA gene encoding 50S ribosomal protein L27 translates to MAHKKGVGSSKNGRESHSKRLGVKIYGGQAAVAGNIIVRQRGTSHNPGENVYMGKDHTIHAKIDGVVKFEKKKDNKSFVSVVPFEA, encoded by the coding sequence ATGGCTCACAAGAAAGGTGTCGGTAGTTCAAAGAACGGTAGAGAATCTCACTCAAAACGTTTAGGAGTGAAAATATACGGAGGACAAGCTGCTGTAGCAGGAAATATTATTGTTAGACAGCGTGGAACTTCTCATAATCCTGGTGAAAACGTATATATGGGTAAAGACCATACAATACACGCTAAGATTGACGGAGTTGTTAAGTTCGAAAAGAAGAAAGATAATAAATCTTTTGTATCAGTTGTTCCTTTTGAAGCTTAA